Part of the Pseudomonadota bacterium genome is shown below.
CCGGTGCTCTACCAATTAGAGCTACTGGCCTCTTCAGATCCTTCTACTTCGTTTCCTTATGGAGCGTGTGGGTTCTGCAAAAACGGCAAAACTTTTTGAACTCCAGTTTCTGGGGGGTCTTTCGCTTGTTTTTTGTTGTTGTGTAATTGCGTCTTTTACAATCAGTACAACCAAGTGTAATTATATCTCTCATTGTTCCTGCCAAAATAATTGGCCGACAGCGGGCACCCGATGGTCTCGCTGACAGCCAACTTTAAAA
Proteins encoded:
- the rpmG gene encoding 50S ribosomal protein L33 codes for the protein MRDIITLGCTDCKRRNYTTTKNKRKTPQKLEFKKFCRFCRTHTLHKETK